One Punica granatum isolate Tunisia-2019 chromosome 3, ASM765513v2, whole genome shotgun sequence genomic window carries:
- the LOC116199041 gene encoding salicylate carboxymethyltransferase-like: MEVIKVLHMNGGVGETSYANNSSVQLEMISMTRPILEEAITGLYLSILPWPSTLAIADLGCSSGSTAFFAVSEVIRAVENLSGKMGHNEPPEYQCYLNDLPGNDFNALFRALPKMQEEARCFFTGVPGSFYGRLFPCKSLHFVHSSLALNWLSQVPRMIECNKGNIYMASSSPKSVMDAYYQQFQNNFSVFLKCRAMELVPGGCMVLTFLGRRSEDRSSSECCSIWELLAMALNEMVSEGLIEKEKMDAFNIPQYSPSPSEVKAEVFKEGSFFINHLEVSSEVNWSGNNKKLNGHRSSSNGKDGEGYHVARCIRSGTEPILISHFGEAIMEDVFHRYGMLIEDRMAKEKTVFVAVTVSLTRRPA, translated from the exons CTGGAGATGATATCGATGACGAGACCCATCTTGGAGGAAGCCATAACCGGCCTCTACTTAAGTATCTTGCCATGGCCATCAACCCTCGCGATCGCGGACTTGGGGTGTTCCTCAGGCTCGACCGCATTTTTTGCAGTGTCTGAGGTTATCAGAGCAGTGGAGAATTTAAGCGGGAAAATGGGGCATAACGAGCCTCCCGAGTACCAATGCTACCTGAATGACTTACCAGGAAACGATTTCAATGCCCTCTTCAGGGCGTTACCAAAGATGCAGGAGGAGGCCCGATGTTTCTTCACTGGGGTTCCTGGCTCCTTTTATGGCCGGCTCTTCCCTTGCAAGAGTTTACATTTTGTTCACTCGTCGTTGGCTCTCAACTGGCTCTCTCAG GTTCCCCGGATGATAGAGTGTAACAAAGGGAATATATACATGGCAAGCTCAAGTCCGAAGAGTGTGATGGATGCTTATTACCAGCAATTTCAGAACAATTTCTCAGTATTTCTAAAGTGTCGTGCAATGGAGCTTGTGCCTGGAGGATGCATGGTTCTGACATTCCTGGGAAGAAGAAGCGAGGATCGGTCGAGCTCAGAGTGTTGTAGCATTTGGGAGCTCTTGGCCATGGCTCTCAATGAAATGGTCTCAGAG GGACTAATCGAAAAAGAGAAGATGGACGCATTTAACATCCCACAGTATTCGCCCTCCCCATCAGAAGTCAAGGCAGAGGTTTTTAAGGAAGGATCTTTCTTCATCAACCATTTGGAGGTCTCATCAGAGGTGAATTGGAGTGGTAACAACAAGAAATTAAATGGTCATCGGAGCAGCAGCAACGGGAAGGACGGGGAAGGATACCATGTGGCAAGGTGCATCAGATCCGGCACCGAGCCCATCCTGATAAGCCACTTCGGTGAAGCGATCATGGAGGATGTGTTCCACCGCTACGGGATGCTGATCGAGGACCGGATGGCGAAGGAGAAGACCGTGTTCGTCGCTGTCACTGTGTCTCTTACGAGAAGGCCAGCATGA